GCGGGCTGGCCCGAGCTGCGCCTCCTCGCGGTCGCGCCCGAGGCACGGGGGCTGGGCGTGGGCCGGGCGCTGGTGGACGAGTGCGTGCGGCGGGCGCGGGCGGCCGGGGCGGCGGAGCTGGGGCTGCACACCTCGAAGAGCATGCGGGCCGCCATCCGCATGTACGAGCGGATGGGCTTTGTCCGCGCCCCCGAGTACGACTTCCGGCCCGAGGGCGCCGAGCTGGTCACGGCGTACCGGCTGCCGCTGGACGGTCCCCGGCGGGTCGAGGGCGGCTGAAGCCGCGGCTACAACGGCAGGAAGCCTCGCAAACCCCGCGAGGCTTCACCTGACCCGAAACCAGGCCCCGGTGCGCGC
The genomic region above belongs to Longimicrobium sp. and contains:
- a CDS encoding GNAT family N-acetyltransferase — protein: MAAGEGVVVRDARDDERDAVRELTLRAYAEYAGVMEPSAWAGLERSVRSALDSEAGAERIVAEHRGALVGSVMLFPPAAATYGGGAKPAGWPELRLLAVAPEARGLGVGRALVDECVRRARAAGAAELGLHTSKSMRAAIRMYERMGFVRAPEYDFRPEGAELVTAYRLPLDGPRRVEGG